From a single Gavia stellata isolate bGavSte3 chromosome 15, bGavSte3.hap2, whole genome shotgun sequence genomic region:
- the ANKRD27 gene encoding ankyrin repeat domain-containing protein 27 isoform X1, whose amino-acid sequence MAMYDEDILKNPFYLAIQKRRPDLCSKVAELHGIVLVPCKGSLSSNSLSTCQFESYVLKPLEENFQTLNGKEIFIQGNLIILGTGFNYHLSVPVLFEETFYNEKEESFSILCIAHPLEKTESSSESTASSNSYSLKNIEDVREFLGRHCERFDKYIGSFYRTFKEHERKSLRHYIDSVNALYTKCLQHLLRDSHLKMLAKQEEQMNLIKQAVEMYIHHAIYDLVFKYVGTIEASEDAAFNKITRSLQDLQQKDIGVKPEFSFNVPRAKRELGQLNKCTSPQQKLLCLRKVVQTIMQSPSQRVNMETMCADDLLSVLLYLLVKTEIPNWMANLSYIKNFRLSSSVKDELGYCLTSIEAAIEYIRQGNLSDRSTESDRLCDKLLLRQRMNLLSQMSATPIDYLFKHIASGNQEEVERLLSQGDSDKDTVQKMCHPLCYCDKCEKLVSGKLNDPSIITSFSRDDRGYTPLHIAAICGQTSLVDLLVAKGAIVNATDYHGSTPLHLACQKGYQNVTLLLLHYKASTDVQDNNGNTPLHLACTYGHEDCVKALVYYDVHSCRLDIGNEKGDTALHIAARWGYQGIIEVLLQNGANPEIQNRMKETSLQCALNSKILSLMELNYLTFERGQSASESPLRSPQRSTEAFSRGSSVSSLSSASTDIKQEEVKNSYKEVEKLLRAVADGDLEMVRYLLEWMEEDLEDEDDTVSTSKPEFCHPLCQCSKCGPAQKKFARISANGLGVNVSNQDGFTPLHMAALHGHSELVSLLLKHGASISAKNAKHAVPLHLACQKGHFQVVKCLMDYNAKQNKKDIYGNTPLIYACLNGQYETTALLLQHGASVNLSNAKGNTALHEAVIGKNEALVDLLLQNGAMTHIRNERNCTPADCAEPNSNIIKLLETAPSYVPTAAEREKECEQHATIKIRKKVNSKPCEKADDPISRQLQLVQSINRFNKAKHLRRTITRDKSVPNFDYQLLHQEEIVCTADSKLHVALSAVTQIYLAIKSFDKTKLKSVEMLDQSKFKIIDTGCSGEFVKHDDMVEVPHRSKLMHRRHTVSVPLSAENVSDNSPSSPRNPSISQSRDCCDDLLSKH is encoded by the exons ATGGCTATGTATGATGAAGATATCTTGAAAAATCCCTTTTATTTGGCCATTCAGAAGCGGCGTCCTGATCTATGCAGCAAAGTTGCAGAACTCCATGGTATT GTGTTAGTTCCATGCAAAGGAAGCCTGTCAAGCAACAGTCTGTCTACCTGCCAGTTTGAATCTTATGTTCTGAAGCCGCTAGAAGAAAATTTTCAGACCTTAAATGGAAAG gaGATCTTCATACAAGGAAACCTCATCATTTTAGGAACTGGTTTTAATTATCATCTCTCAGTACCTGTTCTTTTTGAGGAAAcattttacaatgaaaaagaggaaagcttTAGTATATTGTGCATAGCTCATccattggaaaaaacagaaagctcAA GTGAATCTACAGCTTCATCAAACTCCtattctcttaaaaatattgaagatGTTAGAGAATTCTTGGGAAGGCACTGTGAGAGATTTGATAAATACATAGGATCTTTCTATAGAACATTTAAAGAACATGAAAGGAAAAGCCTCCGCCACTACATA GATTCTGTCAATGCACTTTATACCAAATGTCTCCAGCATCTTTTGAGAGATTCGCACTTG AAGATGCTTGCAAAGCAAGAAGAGCAGATGAATCTGATTAAACAAGCAGTTGAA ATGTATATCCACCATGCTATATATGATCTAGTCTTTAAATATGTGGGGACTATTGAGGCAAGTGAG GATGCTGCTTTTAACAAAATCACGAGGAGCCTTCAAGACCTGCAGCAAAAAGACATCGGAGTGAAGCCTGAGTTCAG TTTTAATGTACCACGTGCAAAGCGAGAACTGGGTCAGTTGAACAAATGTACTTCCCCTCAACAGAAGCTACTTTGTCTACGGAAAGTGGTACAAACTATTATGCAATCTCCTAGCCAAAGAG ttaacaTGGAAACCATGTGTGCAGATGAtcttctctctgttttgctgtatttacttgtaaaaacagaaataccAAACTG gatGGCCAACTTGAGTTACATAAAGAACTTCAGGCTTTCCAGTTCAGTGAAGGATGAATTGGGATACTGTCTAACCTCAATTGAGGCTGCAATAGAATACATACGACAAGGCAACCTCTCTGACAGATCAACA gaatctGACAGACTGTGTGACAAGCTGCTTTTAAGACAAAGGATGAATTTGTTGTCCCAGATGTCTGCTACTCCAATAGACTACTTATTTAAG CATATTGCTTCAGGTAATCAGGAGGAAGTGGAGCGATTACTAAGTCAAGGTGACAGTGATAAGGACACAGTACAGAAAATGTGTCATCCACTCTGTTACTGTGACAAATGTGAGAAGCTAGTTTCTGG GAAACTGAATGATCCTTCCATTATCACTTCATTTTCCCGAGATGACCGGGGATATACACCACTTCATATAGCTGCTATTTGTG GGCAAACATCATTAGTGGATTTACTAGTAGCCAAAGGAGCCATTGTCAATGCTACAGATTACCACGGTTCAACTCCACTTCACCTTGCCTGTCAGAAGGGATATCAAAATGTTACA cttctCTTATTGCACTATAAGGCAAGTACTGATGTTCAGGACAATAATGGAAATACTCCACTTCATTTAGCCTGCACTTATGGTCATGAGGAT tgcgTCAAAGCTTTAGTCTACTACGATGTGCATTCCTGTAGACTAGATATTGGTAATGAAAAGGGAGATACTGCTCTCCATATAGCTGCTCGTTGGGGCTATCAAGGGATCATAGAAGTGCTTTTGCAAAATGGGGCAAATCCAGAAATACAAAACCGGATGAAAGAGACTTCCCTACAGTGTGCATTAAATTCCAAG aTTTTGTCATTGATGGAATTAAACTATCTAACATTTGAAAGAGGACAGAGTGCTTCTGAG TCACCGCTTAGGTCTCCTCAGCGCTCAACAGAAGCTTTCAGCAGAGGATCATCTGTCTCAAGCCTGTCATCAGCATCAACTGATATCAAGCAAGAAGAAGTAAAAAATAGTTATAAAGAG GTAGAAAAACTCCTCAGAGCAGTTGCTGATGGAGATCTGGAAATG GTACGTTATCTCTTGGAATGGATGGAAGAAGACCTAGAAGATGAGGATGACACAGTCAGTACATCAAAACCAGAATTCTGCCATCCGTTATGCCAGTGCTCAAAATGTGGGCCAGCACAAAAG AAATTTGCAAGGATCTCTGCTAATGGACTTGGAGTAAATGTTTCAAACCAAGATGGTTTTACACCATTGCATATGGCTGCACTGCATGGACACTCTGAACTTGTCTCTCTCTTGTTGAAACATGGAGCCAGTATCAGTGCCAAGAATGCAAAACATGCAGTTCCTCTTCATCTAGCCTGCCAGAAAGGTCACTTCCAG GTGGTAAAGTGTCTGATGGATTACAAtgctaaacaaaataaaaaggatataTATGGAAATACTCCTTTAATTTATGCATGCTTGAATGGTCAGTATGAGACTACTGCCTTGTTGTTACAG CATGGAGCTTCTGTTAACCTTTCTAATGCCAAAGGAAATACAGCGCTGCACGAGGCCGTGATAGGAAAGAATGAAGCCCTGGTAGACTTGCTACTTCAGAATGGTGCAATGACGCACATAAGGAACGAAAGGAACTGTACCCCTGCAGACTGTGCTGAGCCG aattcAAATATCATTAAGTTGCTGGAAACAGCACCAAGCTATGTAcctacagcagcagagagagaaaaggagtgTGAGCAGCATGCTACTATcaagataagaaaaaaag TGAATTCTAAGCCATGTGAGAAAGCCGATGATCCCATAAGCAGACAACTTCAACTGGTCCAATCAATTAACAGATTTAACAA aGCAAAACATTTGCGGAGAACAATAACAAGAGATAAAAGTGTCCCTAATTTTGACTATCAGTTACTGCATCAG GAGGAGATTGTTTGCACGGCTGATAGCAAACTGCATGTTGCGTTGTCAGCTGTGACACAAATATAT TTGGCTATTAAAAGCTTTGATAAAACCAAGCTAAAATCTGTTGAAATGCTGGACCAGAGCAAATTTAAGATTATTGACACAGGATGCAGTGGTGAGTTTGTGAAACACGATGACATGGTAGAAGTTCCTCACAGGAGTAAATTAATGCACCGAAGACACACTGTTAGTGTGCCACTTTCAGCAGAGAATGTCAGTGATAATAGTCCATCCAGCCCTAGAAATCCGAGTATCTCACAATCAAGAGACTGCTGTGATGACTTGCTTTCAAAACATTGA
- the ANKRD27 gene encoding ankyrin repeat domain-containing protein 27 isoform X2 — translation MAMYDEDILKNPFYLAIQKRRPDLCSKVAELHGIVLVPCKGSLSSNSLSTCQFESYVLKPLEENFQTLNGKEIFIQGNLIILGTGFNYHLSVPVLFEETFYNEKEESFSILCIAHPLEKTESSSESTASSNSYSLKNIEDVREFLGRHCERFDKYIGSFYRTFKEHERKSLRHYIDSVNALYTKCLQHLLRDSHLKMLAKQEEQMNLIKQAVEMYIHHAIYDLVFKYVGTIEASEDAAFNKITRSLQDLQQKDIGVKPEFSFNVPRAKRELGQLNKCTSPQQKLLCLRKVVQTIMQSPSQRVNMETMCADDLLSVLLYLLVKTEIPNWMANLSYIKNFRLSSSVKDELGYCLTSIEAAIEYIRQGNLSDRSTESDRLCDKLLLRQRMNLLSQMSATPIDYLFKHIASGNQEEVERLLSQGDSDKDTVQKMCHPLCYCDKCEKLVSGKLNDPSIITSFSRDDRGYTPLHIAAICGQTSLVDLLVAKGAIVNATDYHGSTPLHLACQKGYQNVTLLLLHYKASTDVQDNNGNTPLHLACTYGHEDCVKALVYYDVHSCRLDIGNEKGDTALHIAARWGYQGIIEVLLQNGANPEIQNRMKETSLQCALNSKILSLMELNYLTFERGQSASESPLRSPQRSTEAFSRGSSVSSLSSASTDIKQEEVKNSYKEVEKLLRAVADGDLEMVRYLLEWMEEDLEDEDDTVSTSKPEFCHPLCQCSKCGPAQKKFARISANGLGVNVSNQDGFTPLHMAALHGHSELVSLLLKHGASISAKNAKHAVPLHLACQKGHFQVVKCLMDYNAKQNKKDIYGNTPLIYACLNGQYETTALLLQHGASVNLSNAKGNTALHEAVIGKNEALVDLLLQNGAMTHIRNERNCTPADCAEPNSNIIKLLETAPSYVPTAAEREKECEQHATIKIRKKVNSKPCEKADDPISRQLQLVQSINRFNKAKHLRRTITRDKSVPNFDYQLLHQLAIKSFDKTKLKSVEMLDQSKFKIIDTGCSGEFVKHDDMVEVPHRSKLMHRRHTVSVPLSAENVSDNSPSSPRNPSISQSRDCCDDLLSKH, via the exons ATGGCTATGTATGATGAAGATATCTTGAAAAATCCCTTTTATTTGGCCATTCAGAAGCGGCGTCCTGATCTATGCAGCAAAGTTGCAGAACTCCATGGTATT GTGTTAGTTCCATGCAAAGGAAGCCTGTCAAGCAACAGTCTGTCTACCTGCCAGTTTGAATCTTATGTTCTGAAGCCGCTAGAAGAAAATTTTCAGACCTTAAATGGAAAG gaGATCTTCATACAAGGAAACCTCATCATTTTAGGAACTGGTTTTAATTATCATCTCTCAGTACCTGTTCTTTTTGAGGAAAcattttacaatgaaaaagaggaaagcttTAGTATATTGTGCATAGCTCATccattggaaaaaacagaaagctcAA GTGAATCTACAGCTTCATCAAACTCCtattctcttaaaaatattgaagatGTTAGAGAATTCTTGGGAAGGCACTGTGAGAGATTTGATAAATACATAGGATCTTTCTATAGAACATTTAAAGAACATGAAAGGAAAAGCCTCCGCCACTACATA GATTCTGTCAATGCACTTTATACCAAATGTCTCCAGCATCTTTTGAGAGATTCGCACTTG AAGATGCTTGCAAAGCAAGAAGAGCAGATGAATCTGATTAAACAAGCAGTTGAA ATGTATATCCACCATGCTATATATGATCTAGTCTTTAAATATGTGGGGACTATTGAGGCAAGTGAG GATGCTGCTTTTAACAAAATCACGAGGAGCCTTCAAGACCTGCAGCAAAAAGACATCGGAGTGAAGCCTGAGTTCAG TTTTAATGTACCACGTGCAAAGCGAGAACTGGGTCAGTTGAACAAATGTACTTCCCCTCAACAGAAGCTACTTTGTCTACGGAAAGTGGTACAAACTATTATGCAATCTCCTAGCCAAAGAG ttaacaTGGAAACCATGTGTGCAGATGAtcttctctctgttttgctgtatttacttgtaaaaacagaaataccAAACTG gatGGCCAACTTGAGTTACATAAAGAACTTCAGGCTTTCCAGTTCAGTGAAGGATGAATTGGGATACTGTCTAACCTCAATTGAGGCTGCAATAGAATACATACGACAAGGCAACCTCTCTGACAGATCAACA gaatctGACAGACTGTGTGACAAGCTGCTTTTAAGACAAAGGATGAATTTGTTGTCCCAGATGTCTGCTACTCCAATAGACTACTTATTTAAG CATATTGCTTCAGGTAATCAGGAGGAAGTGGAGCGATTACTAAGTCAAGGTGACAGTGATAAGGACACAGTACAGAAAATGTGTCATCCACTCTGTTACTGTGACAAATGTGAGAAGCTAGTTTCTGG GAAACTGAATGATCCTTCCATTATCACTTCATTTTCCCGAGATGACCGGGGATATACACCACTTCATATAGCTGCTATTTGTG GGCAAACATCATTAGTGGATTTACTAGTAGCCAAAGGAGCCATTGTCAATGCTACAGATTACCACGGTTCAACTCCACTTCACCTTGCCTGTCAGAAGGGATATCAAAATGTTACA cttctCTTATTGCACTATAAGGCAAGTACTGATGTTCAGGACAATAATGGAAATACTCCACTTCATTTAGCCTGCACTTATGGTCATGAGGAT tgcgTCAAAGCTTTAGTCTACTACGATGTGCATTCCTGTAGACTAGATATTGGTAATGAAAAGGGAGATACTGCTCTCCATATAGCTGCTCGTTGGGGCTATCAAGGGATCATAGAAGTGCTTTTGCAAAATGGGGCAAATCCAGAAATACAAAACCGGATGAAAGAGACTTCCCTACAGTGTGCATTAAATTCCAAG aTTTTGTCATTGATGGAATTAAACTATCTAACATTTGAAAGAGGACAGAGTGCTTCTGAG TCACCGCTTAGGTCTCCTCAGCGCTCAACAGAAGCTTTCAGCAGAGGATCATCTGTCTCAAGCCTGTCATCAGCATCAACTGATATCAAGCAAGAAGAAGTAAAAAATAGTTATAAAGAG GTAGAAAAACTCCTCAGAGCAGTTGCTGATGGAGATCTGGAAATG GTACGTTATCTCTTGGAATGGATGGAAGAAGACCTAGAAGATGAGGATGACACAGTCAGTACATCAAAACCAGAATTCTGCCATCCGTTATGCCAGTGCTCAAAATGTGGGCCAGCACAAAAG AAATTTGCAAGGATCTCTGCTAATGGACTTGGAGTAAATGTTTCAAACCAAGATGGTTTTACACCATTGCATATGGCTGCACTGCATGGACACTCTGAACTTGTCTCTCTCTTGTTGAAACATGGAGCCAGTATCAGTGCCAAGAATGCAAAACATGCAGTTCCTCTTCATCTAGCCTGCCAGAAAGGTCACTTCCAG GTGGTAAAGTGTCTGATGGATTACAAtgctaaacaaaataaaaaggatataTATGGAAATACTCCTTTAATTTATGCATGCTTGAATGGTCAGTATGAGACTACTGCCTTGTTGTTACAG CATGGAGCTTCTGTTAACCTTTCTAATGCCAAAGGAAATACAGCGCTGCACGAGGCCGTGATAGGAAAGAATGAAGCCCTGGTAGACTTGCTACTTCAGAATGGTGCAATGACGCACATAAGGAACGAAAGGAACTGTACCCCTGCAGACTGTGCTGAGCCG aattcAAATATCATTAAGTTGCTGGAAACAGCACCAAGCTATGTAcctacagcagcagagagagaaaaggagtgTGAGCAGCATGCTACTATcaagataagaaaaaaag TGAATTCTAAGCCATGTGAGAAAGCCGATGATCCCATAAGCAGACAACTTCAACTGGTCCAATCAATTAACAGATTTAACAA aGCAAAACATTTGCGGAGAACAATAACAAGAGATAAAAGTGTCCCTAATTTTGACTATCAGTTACTGCATCAG TTGGCTATTAAAAGCTTTGATAAAACCAAGCTAAAATCTGTTGAAATGCTGGACCAGAGCAAATTTAAGATTATTGACACAGGATGCAGTGGTGAGTTTGTGAAACACGATGACATGGTAGAAGTTCCTCACAGGAGTAAATTAATGCACCGAAGACACACTGTTAGTGTGCCACTTTCAGCAGAGAATGTCAGTGATAATAGTCCATCCAGCCCTAGAAATCCGAGTATCTCACAATCAAGAGACTGCTGTGATGACTTGCTTTCAAAACATTGA